CCTACAACACCCCGCTGCTAAAATGCTCGTACAGATAGCGAAGGGCCAGGATGAAGAGGCTGGCGACGGGACCAAGACAAGCGTAATCTTCGCGGGTGAACTCCTAAAAGAGGCTGAGAAGCTACTAGCCCAGAACATACATCCAACCATAATAGTAGAGGGATACAAAGACGCCCTACACAAGGCCCTGGAGACGCTAGAGGAGATGGCAGAAGAGATCGATATCAACGACAAGGATATTCTAAAGAAGATAGCCTTGACAAGCCTGAGCAGCAAGGCTGTAGGGGAAGCCAGGGAATACTTCGCCGAGATAGCAGTAGAGGCCGTGAAGTCGGTAGCCGAGGAGAGGGATGGCAGGTTCTACGTCGATCTAAACAACATACAGATAATCAAGAAGCATGGTGGAAGCCTAACCGATACAACACTAGTTCGCGGTGTTGTGATTGATAAGGAGGTTGTCCACCCTGATATGCCTAGGGTTGTTAAGAACGCCAAGATAGCAGTACTGGATGCCCCCTTAGAGATAGAGAAGCCCGAG
This window of the Candidatus Thermodiscus eudorianus genome carries:
- a CDS encoding thermosome subunit produces the protein MAAGVPMETMGVPVIILKEGTQRSYGREAVRANIMAVRAISEILKTTYGPKGMDKMLVDSLGDITITNDGATILDKIDLQHPAAKMLVQIAKGQDEEAGDGTKTSVIFAGELLKEAEKLLAQNIHPTIIVEGYKDALHKALETLEEMAEEIDINDKDILKKIALTSLSSKAVGEAREYFAEIAVEAVKSVAEERDGRFYVDLNNIQIIKKHGGSLTDTTLVRGVVIDKEVVHPDMPRVVKNAKIAVLDAPLEIEKPEIDLEVSITSPDLVRKLLEKQEKILQEKVERIAATGASVVVTQKGIDEVAQHFLAKKGIMAVRRVKRSDIEKIAKATG